From Dermochelys coriacea isolate rDerCor1 chromosome 8, rDerCor1.pri.v4, whole genome shotgun sequence, the proteins below share one genomic window:
- the LOC119860543 gene encoding neuropeptide Y receptor type 2-like, translating to MGLLKQTNSTLVMEELVLDEKLPLGWHSNGIVTPSQGLQGSSSMMMDSTKIVGVQVILIAAYSLIILLGFIGNSLVICTIVKYKTMKTVTNFFIANLAVADLMVDTLCLPFTLVYTLLDEWKFGAVLCHLVPYAQALSVHVSTLTLTVIALDRYRCIVFHLDSRISKRLSFTIIAITWLTGAVLAGPLAIFREYRHEEIPSINLKIAVCSEKWPSGNNRDATIYSLSMLLLQYILPLAIICYAYIRIWFKLKNHISPTSSSDSQCRRKTTTKMLVMVVVVFAVCWLPFHIFQLAIDLDLVLIFQEYKLLYTVFHVVAMCSTFVNPLLYGWMNKNYRNGFLTFFSCQNKPESIYTDGSIRRRSYTFKATTLNGSIKHSAGNGQLPTEV from the coding sequence ATGGGGCTGCTGAAGCAAACCAACAGCACCCTGGTCATGGAGGAGCTGGTCTTGGATGAGAAGCTGCCACTAGGCTGGCACTCCAATGGCATTGTCACTCCTAGCCAGGGTCTCCAAGGTTCCAGCAGCATGATGATGGACAGTACCAAGATCGTTGGGGTCCAGGTCATATTGATCGCAGCATACTCCTTAATCATTCTCCTGGGATTCATCGGCAACTCCCTGGTGATCTGCACGATAGTGAAATATAAAACCATGAAGACTGTAACCAACTTCTTCATAGCTAACCTGGCCGTGGCAGACCTCATGGTGGACACTCTCTGTTTGCCTTTCACCTTGGTGTACACACTGCTGGATGAGTGGAAGTTTGGGGCTGTTCTTTGTCATCTGGTCCCTTATGCCCAAGCTTTGAGTGTCCATGTGTCTACCCTCACCTTAACTGTGATAGCTCTGGACAGGTATAGATGCATTGTTTTCCACTTGGACAGCAGGATCTCCAAGAGGCTCAGTTTCACGATCATAGCCATTACATGGTTGACTGGTGCGGTCCTGGCTGGCCCGCTGGCCATCTTCAGAGAGTACAGGCATGAGGAAATCCCATCCATCAACCTCAAAATAGCCGTCTGTTCTGAAAAGTGGCCTTCCGGAAATAACAGAGATGCCACCATTTATAGCCTTTCCATGCTCCTTCTGCAGTACATCCTTCCACTTGCCATTATTTGCTATGCCTACATCAGGATCTGGTTCAAGCTGAAAAATCATATCAGCCCCACCTCCAGCAGCGACAGCCAGTGCCGGAGgaagacaacaacaaaaatgctagtgatggtggtggtggtgtttgcaGTTTGCTGGCTCCCCTTCCACATCTTCCAGCTTGCCATCGACCTGGATTTGGTGCTCATCTTCCAGGAGTACAAACTCCTTTACACTGTCTTCCATGTGGTGGCCATGTGCTCCACATTTGTAAACCCCTTGCTCTATGGGTGGATGAACAAGAACTACCGGAATGGGTTCCTTACGTTCTTCAGCTGCCAGAACAAGCCTGAGAGTATCTACACTGATGGTTCAATTAGACGCCGGTCTTACACCTTCAAGGCCACCACTCTTAATGGGAGCATCAAGCACTCCGCTGGCAATGGGCAGCTGCCGACAGAGGTATAG